The following proteins are co-located in the Phoenix dactylifera cultivar Barhee BC4 unplaced genomic scaffold, palm_55x_up_171113_PBpolish2nd_filt_p 000077F, whole genome shotgun sequence genome:
- the LOC120104704 gene encoding zinc finger BED domain-containing protein RICESLEEPER 2-like: MDFAQFRSQSSSKRPKRSELDSYLDDDVLPDLENKEFDILAWWKSNAAVYPILSRMARDVLAIPVSTVLSESAFSTGGRVVDQYRSSLSPSTVEALVCTQDWLREQYDEVANCSSSVTLNVDDDTLDSWSGQFGRTE; this comes from the exons atgGATTTTGCTCAATTTAGAAGTCAGAGTTCTTCAAAACGCCCTAAGAGATCCGAGTTGGATAGTTATTTGGATGATGATGTGCTTCCTGATTTGGAGAATAAGGAGTTTGACATCTTGGCTTGGTGGAAGAGCAATGCAGCAGTCTATCCTATACTATCAAGAATGGCTCGAGATGTTCTAGCTATTCCAGTCTCCACTGTTTTATCTGAGTCAGCATTCAGCACTGGTGGTAGAGTTGTGGATCAGTATCGAAGCTCTTTGAGCCCTTCTACCGTAGAAGCCTTAGTGTGTACCCAAGATTGGCTTCGTGAACAATATGATGAAG TTGCAAATTGCTCGAGTTCTGTAACGTTGAATGTAGATGACGACACCCTGGACTCCTGGAGTGGGCAATTTGGGAGAACTGAATGA